A part of Sebastes umbrosus isolate fSebUmb1 chromosome 21, fSebUmb1.pri, whole genome shotgun sequence genomic DNA contains:
- the LOC119480298 gene encoding histamine N-methyltransferase-like isoform X2, translating to MDYCTAATLELDVQLLSLLQSTFPAVLITADIVEGSAQLTEFKALVAKTTNLQKIPFAWHFMRSENYEREIKANRGMKTFDLIHMVHMIYYVDNLADTIKFYHSLLKNNGRLMIIVSTANSGWDTLWKTYKEELCIGRITEYCTSVDVTACLKSLGLKYEEHVIPITVDISECFDPSSQTGEQLLNFFTMKDHFHQSFTPEIRAGMLDLLRNKCSTEKDGRLFFNVDSSCILVYA from the exons ATGGATTATTGCACAGCGGCAACATT GGAGCTGGATGTCCAGTTGCTCTCTCTACTGCAGTCTACATTCCCTGCTGTCCTGATCACAGCTGACATTGTGGAGGGCAGCGCTCAGCTCACAGAATTCAAAG CTCTGGTAGCAAAGACCACCAACCTTCAGAAGATTCCATTTGCTTGGCATTTCATGAGAAGTGAGAACTATGAGAGGGAAATCAAAGCAAACAGAGGCATGAAGACATTCGACCTCATACACATGGTTCAT ATGATCTACTATGTGGATAACCTCGCCGATACTATCAAGTTCTATCACAGCCTTCTGAAGAACAATGGCAGGCTTATGATCATTGTTTCAACAG CTAACTCTGGCTGGGACACCCTGTGGAAGACTTACAAGGAGGAGCTGTGCATTGGTCGCATCACAGAGTACTGCACATCGGTAGATGTTACCGCCTGCCTGAAGAGCCTGGGACTGAAATACGAGGAGCACGTCATTCCCATTACCGTCGACATCTCTGAGTGCTTCGATCCAAGCAGCCAGACTGGAGAACAGCTGCTGAATTTTTTCACAATGAAAGATCACTTCCACCAGTCCTTCACCCCGGAGATCAGAGCAGGCATGTTAGACCTCCTCAGAAACAAGTGCAGCACTGAAAAAGATGGCAGGTTATTCTTTAACGTTGATTCAAGCTGCATACTTGTTTATGCTTGA
- the LOC119480298 gene encoding histamine N-methyltransferase-like isoform X1: MAVEAKQTCYEGSIIQNFQVYLEQSGEHKAILQCLRNILPGELKRCRIGAGKSSLDVLGVGSGGGELDVQLLSLLQSTFPAVLITADIVEGSAQLTEFKALVAKTTNLQKIPFAWHFMRSENYEREIKANRGMKTFDLIHMVHMIYYVDNLADTIKFYHSLLKNNGRLMIIVSTANSGWDTLWKTYKEELCIGRITEYCTSVDVTACLKSLGLKYEEHVIPITVDISECFDPSSQTGEQLLNFFTMKDHFHQSFTPEIRAGMLDLLRNKCSTEKDGRLFFNVDSSCILVYA, translated from the exons ATGGCTGTAGAAGCAAAGCAGACTTGTTATGAGGGCAGTATCATCCAAAACTTTCAGGTCTACCTGGAACAGTCAGGAGAGCACAAGGCCATTCTCCAGTGTCTTCGTAACATCCTGCCAGGAGAATTAAAAAG ATGCAGAATTGGAGCAGGCAAAAGCAGCCTGGATGTTCTTGGTGTTGGAAGTGGTGGAG GGGAGCTGGATGTCCAGTTGCTCTCTCTACTGCAGTCTACATTCCCTGCTGTCCTGATCACAGCTGACATTGTGGAGGGCAGCGCTCAGCTCACAGAATTCAAAG CTCTGGTAGCAAAGACCACCAACCTTCAGAAGATTCCATTTGCTTGGCATTTCATGAGAAGTGAGAACTATGAGAGGGAAATCAAAGCAAACAGAGGCATGAAGACATTCGACCTCATACACATGGTTCAT ATGATCTACTATGTGGATAACCTCGCCGATACTATCAAGTTCTATCACAGCCTTCTGAAGAACAATGGCAGGCTTATGATCATTGTTTCAACAG CTAACTCTGGCTGGGACACCCTGTGGAAGACTTACAAGGAGGAGCTGTGCATTGGTCGCATCACAGAGTACTGCACATCGGTAGATGTTACCGCCTGCCTGAAGAGCCTGGGACTGAAATACGAGGAGCACGTCATTCCCATTACCGTCGACATCTCTGAGTGCTTCGATCCAAGCAGCCAGACTGGAGAACAGCTGCTGAATTTTTTCACAATGAAAGATCACTTCCACCAGTCCTTCACCCCGGAGATCAGAGCAGGCATGTTAGACCTCCTCAGAAACAAGTGCAGCACTGAAAAAGATGGCAGGTTATTCTTTAACGTTGATTCAAGCTGCATACTTGTTTATGCTTGA